From the Acidimicrobiales bacterium genome, one window contains:
- a CDS encoding ABC transporter permease: MSTSGVVEAVVTDSVTLMVPVLWAAAGEAVGEEAGVLNIGIEGVMLLGAFAAAAGVRATGSLWNGWFLSIPLGIVAGVVLWFLYVYRSCNQIVTGILFNLFALGVTTALYERYLTGAGTVTTVPNLHVPGLGSIPGLGPALFDQTPFFYLAVLGCALLYYLLWRSWFGLSLRATGERPDVSAAAGLSVLRLRFVAVVVACVFAALGGATLTVISTGGFTIDMTSGQGFIALAIVILGRWNPLWIILGAWIFGLADALQFQLVTIGSLASVPHDAWLAFPYVITILVVVWARGARYPASTGLPYEPVRRRRGLVAQLFRT; encoded by the coding sequence GTGAGCACGAGCGGCGTCGTCGAAGCGGTCGTCACCGACTCGGTGACCCTCATGGTCCCCGTGCTGTGGGCGGCGGCGGGCGAGGCGGTCGGCGAGGAGGCCGGGGTCCTCAACATCGGCATCGAGGGCGTCATGCTGCTCGGCGCGTTCGCGGCGGCCGCCGGCGTGCGCGCCACCGGCAGCCTGTGGAACGGGTGGTTCCTCTCGATCCCGCTCGGGATCGTCGCCGGCGTCGTCCTGTGGTTCCTCTACGTCTACCGATCGTGCAACCAGATCGTGACGGGCATCCTCTTCAACCTCTTCGCACTCGGCGTGACGACGGCGCTCTACGAGCGGTACCTGACCGGGGCCGGGACCGTGACGACGGTGCCGAACCTCCACGTGCCGGGCCTCGGATCGATCCCCGGCCTCGGCCCCGCGCTGTTCGACCAGACGCCGTTCTTCTACCTCGCCGTGCTCGGCTGCGCCCTGCTCTACTACCTCCTGTGGCGGAGCTGGTTCGGGCTGTCGCTGCGCGCCACCGGCGAGCGGCCCGACGTGAGCGCCGCGGCCGGGCTGTCGGTGCTGCGGCTCCGGTTCGTCGCGGTGGTGGTCGCCTGCGTGTTCGCCGCGCTCGGAGGGGCGACGCTCACGGTGATCTCGACCGGGGGCTTCACCATCGACATGACCTCGGGGCAGGGCTTCATCGCCCTCGCGATCGTCATCCTCGGGCGGTGGAACCCGCTGTGGATCATCCTCGGGGCGTGGATCTTCGGGCTGGCCGACGCGCTCCAGTTCCAGCTCGTCACGATCGGCTCCCTCGCCTCGGTCCCGCACGACGCGTGGCTCGCGTTCCCCTACGTGATCACCATCCTCGTCGTCGTCTGGGCCCGGGGCGCGCGCTACCCGGCCTCCACCGGCCTGCCCTACGAGCCGGTGCGCCGTCGGCGGGGGCTCGTCGCCCAGCTGTTCCGGACCTGA
- a CDS encoding ABC transporter ATP-binding protein, protein MTTGSVGREAAREAAHGAPALAMAQISKRFGANLVLDGVDFEVRAGEVHALLGENGAGKTTLMRIANGLETRDAGTISVRGVPVPMSSPAEAIARGVAMVHQHFMLVGNLTVAENVVLGTKGRHLHPFVSRSVVREVEAVAASYSIEIDARRRVDELSVDEQAKVEIVKALHRGADVLVLDEPTSSLGPRQIEELFAVVRTISAAGIAVVLVTHRLGEIKLVSERVTVLRDGKVADAGATADFTEAALARAMVGREVARARPAAPAPSLPAPEARLRVEDLVVRAGREAPALDGVSLAAPAGRVLGIVGVEGNGQTELLEVLAGLRRPSSGRVLLDGEDVTGLAPVERRRRGIVTISGDRHRWDIVQGLTIAENLALHDIAAGAFRGRSRLIAWREVRRHAERLVEEFDVRPRRADARIDQLSGGNQQKVVIARAVEGRPAVLVLGQPTRGLDIGAREFVHEQVLSARAAGTAVLLLSYDLEELFDLSDEIIVLFRGAISYRSSRAEARLEEVGEAMTGVVGARPAAAAAGRREVP, encoded by the coding sequence GTGACCACGGGTAGCGTCGGGCGGGAAGCGGCGCGGGAGGCCGCGCACGGCGCCCCGGCGCTCGCGATGGCCCAGATCTCGAAGCGCTTCGGCGCGAACCTCGTCCTCGACGGGGTCGACTTCGAGGTGCGCGCCGGGGAGGTCCACGCGCTCCTCGGCGAGAACGGCGCAGGCAAGACGACGCTCATGCGCATCGCGAACGGTCTCGAGACCCGCGACGCCGGCACGATCAGCGTGCGGGGCGTGCCGGTGCCGATGAGCTCGCCGGCCGAGGCCATCGCCCGCGGCGTCGCCATGGTGCACCAGCACTTCATGCTGGTGGGCAACCTGACGGTCGCCGAGAACGTCGTCCTCGGCACGAAGGGCCGGCACCTCCACCCCTTCGTCAGTCGCTCGGTGGTGCGCGAGGTCGAGGCGGTCGCGGCGAGCTACTCGATCGAGATCGACGCCCGGCGGCGCGTCGACGAGCTGTCGGTCGACGAGCAGGCCAAGGTCGAGATCGTGAAGGCGCTCCACCGGGGAGCGGACGTGCTCGTCCTCGACGAGCCGACCTCCTCGCTCGGCCCGAGGCAGATCGAGGAGCTCTTCGCCGTCGTGCGCACCATCTCGGCGGCGGGCATCGCCGTCGTCCTCGTCACCCACCGCCTCGGGGAGATCAAGCTCGTCTCCGAGCGCGTCACCGTGCTTCGCGACGGGAAGGTCGCCGACGCGGGCGCCACGGCGGACTTCACCGAGGCGGCGCTCGCCCGCGCGATGGTCGGCCGGGAGGTGGCCCGCGCCCGCCCGGCTGCGCCGGCACCGTCGCTGCCCGCGCCCGAGGCGCGCCTTCGGGTCGAGGACCTCGTCGTGCGCGCCGGGCGGGAGGCCCCGGCGCTCGACGGCGTCTCCCTCGCGGCACCGGCCGGGCGGGTCCTCGGCATCGTCGGGGTCGAGGGCAACGGGCAGACCGAGCTGCTCGAGGTGCTCGCCGGCCTGCGCCGGCCGAGCTCGGGGCGCGTCCTGCTCGACGGCGAGGACGTGACGGGCCTCGCGCCAGTCGAGCGCCGCCGGCGCGGGATCGTGACGATCAGCGGCGACCGCCACCGCTGGGACATCGTCCAGGGGCTCACGATCGCGGAGAACCTGGCGCTCCACGACATCGCCGCCGGGGCCTTCCGAGGTCGCAGCCGGCTCATCGCCTGGCGCGAGGTGCGGCGTCACGCCGAGCGGCTGGTCGAGGAGTTCGACGTGCGGCCGCGGCGGGCCGACGCGCGCATCGACCAGCTGTCGGGGGGGAACCAGCAGAAGGTCGTCATCGCTCGCGCCGTCGAGGGCCGCCCCGCCGTGCTCGTCCTCGGGCAGCCGACGCGCGGCCTCGACATCGGCGCGCGCGAGTTCGTCCACGAGCAGGTCCTCTCGGCGCGCGCCGCGGGCACGGCGGTCCTCCTCCTCAGCTACGACCTCGAGGAGCTCTTCGACCTGTCCGACGAGATCATCGTGCTGTTCCGCGGCGCCATCAGCTACCGCAGCTCGCGCGCCGAGGCGCGCCTCGAGGAGGTGGGCGAGGCGATGACCGGGGTCGTCGGTGCCCGGCCCGCAGCCGCGGCGGCGGGCAGGCGGGAGGTGCCGTGA
- a CDS encoding dihydroorotase family protein → MSAFDLALRGGTVVSGTGRAELDVYVLGERIAALGPRGAPAEARSTLDASGCFVLPGMVDTHVHLMEPGDPSREDFPTGTAAALRQGVTTIVEHTHSWPVTSPERYAEKLAHLAGRSHVDFGLAAHVWPDRDDLEALWHAGVVFFKIFTCSTHGVPGLTGERLAAAFEAIGRFGGSCLVHCEDELLTAGAENVLRELGRDDPGILPEWRSREAELAAVHLVGLLSRASGASVTVAHASSAEVLETIEWHRRHGAPLVAETCPQYLLLWEREVHEHGALRKFTPPARLRSTTDEEAMWAAFNAGAVHHLSTDHAPSTLAQKAAGSIWDVHFGLPGLDTTLPLMLDAALRGRTSLERVVEAYASAPARRYGLRRKGRVAPGFDADLVVVDPRARRVLSDAAVVSKAGWTPYAGREVVGAVTVTVLRGRVVARDGELTEEPRGRHLPGPGAPPR, encoded by the coding sequence TTGAGCGCCTTCGACCTCGCGCTGCGCGGCGGGACCGTCGTCTCGGGGACCGGGCGCGCCGAGCTCGACGTGTACGTGCTCGGCGAGCGCATCGCCGCGCTGGGTCCCCGGGGCGCACCCGCCGAGGCGCGCTCGACGCTCGACGCGAGCGGCTGCTTCGTGCTGCCGGGCATGGTCGACACGCACGTGCACCTCATGGAGCCGGGGGACCCGAGCCGCGAGGACTTCCCGACCGGCACCGCGGCCGCGCTGCGCCAGGGGGTGACGACGATCGTCGAGCACACCCACAGCTGGCCGGTCACCTCGCCCGAGCGCTACGCCGAGAAGCTCGCCCACCTGGCCGGCCGCTCGCACGTCGACTTCGGCCTCGCCGCCCACGTCTGGCCGGACCGCGACGACCTCGAGGCGCTGTGGCACGCCGGCGTCGTCTTCTTCAAGATCTTCACCTGCTCGACCCACGGCGTGCCGGGTCTCACCGGGGAGCGGCTGGCGGCGGCCTTCGAGGCGATCGGCCGCTTCGGCGGCAGCTGCCTCGTGCACTGCGAGGACGAGCTCCTCACCGCCGGCGCCGAGAACGTGCTGCGCGAGCTCGGGCGCGACGACCCGGGGATCCTCCCCGAGTGGCGCTCGCGCGAGGCCGAGCTCGCCGCCGTCCACCTCGTCGGCCTGCTGTCGCGCGCCTCGGGGGCGTCGGTCACCGTCGCCCACGCGAGCAGCGCCGAGGTGCTCGAGACGATCGAGTGGCACCGCCGCCACGGCGCACCGCTCGTCGCCGAGACCTGTCCGCAGTACCTGCTGCTGTGGGAGCGAGAGGTGCACGAGCACGGGGCGCTGCGCAAGTTCACGCCGCCGGCGCGCCTTCGCTCCACGACGGACGAGGAGGCGATGTGGGCCGCCTTCAACGCCGGCGCGGTCCACCACCTCTCGACCGACCACGCGCCCTCGACCCTCGCGCAGAAGGCGGCGGGGTCGATCTGGGACGTCCACTTCGGCCTCCCGGGCCTCGACACGACGCTGCCGCTCATGCTCGACGCGGCGCTGCGGGGGAGGACGTCGCTCGAGCGCGTCGTCGAGGCGTACGCGAGCGCCCCGGCGCGCCGCTACGGCTTGCGGCGCAAGGGGCGTGTCGCCCCCGGCTTCGACGCGGACCTCGTCGTCGTCGACCCCCGGGCGCGCCGGGTCCTCTCGGACGCCGCCGTCGTGTCGAAGGCGGGCTGGACGCCGTACGCCGGGCGGGAGGTCGTCGGCGCGGTGACCGTCACGGTGCTGCGCGGCCGGGTCGTCGCGCGAGACGGCGAGCTCACCGAGGAGCCCCGCGGGCGCCACCTCCCCGGGCCGGGTGCCCCGCCGCGCTGA
- a CDS encoding NAD(P)-dependent oxidoreductase translates to MSSDPGARPVGVVGLGTMGAALARHLLAAGYDVVGYDVRPEAALELEPAGLRRAADVAELARQVPVLLTSLPSVGALEAVVEALAGSKVGGIDLVEASTLPLPAKEAARARLASCRISVLDCPISGTGAQMARRDAVVYASGDADALERCRPYLEAAFRTVYLVGGFGDGSRLKFVANLLVAVHNVVAGEAIALARLSGLDPAAVLGALADGAGSSRMLEVRGPMMVERRYQPATMRVDLFKKDLLIIGEFARSLGASTPTFDACLEVYEEALRRSLGAEDTASVHEVVLDPGSDR, encoded by the coding sequence GTGAGCTCTGATCCGGGCGCCCGACCGGTCGGCGTCGTGGGGCTGGGCACGATGGGCGCCGCCCTCGCTCGCCACCTGCTCGCCGCGGGCTACGACGTCGTCGGCTACGACGTGCGGCCGGAGGCCGCGCTCGAGCTCGAGCCGGCGGGCCTGCGGCGTGCCGCCGACGTCGCCGAGCTCGCCCGGCAGGTGCCGGTCCTCCTCACCTCGCTCCCGTCGGTCGGCGCGCTCGAGGCGGTCGTCGAGGCGCTCGCCGGCTCGAAGGTTGGGGGGATCGACCTCGTGGAGGCGAGCACGCTGCCGCTTCCGGCGAAGGAGGCGGCGCGCGCCCGGCTCGCCTCCTGCCGGATCAGCGTCCTCGACTGCCCGATCAGCGGGACGGGGGCGCAGATGGCGCGGCGCGACGCGGTCGTCTACGCGAGCGGCGACGCCGACGCGCTCGAGCGCTGCCGCCCCTACCTCGAGGCGGCCTTCCGCACCGTCTACCTCGTCGGGGGCTTCGGCGACGGGTCTCGGCTCAAGTTCGTGGCGAACCTCCTCGTCGCCGTCCACAACGTCGTGGCTGGCGAGGCGATCGCCCTCGCCCGCCTAAGCGGCCTCGATCCCGCAGCCGTGCTCGGCGCGCTCGCCGACGGCGCCGGGAGCTCGCGCATGCTCGAGGTGCGCGGCCCGATGATGGTCGAGCGCCGCTACCAGCCGGCGACGATGCGGGTCGACCTGTTCAAGAAGGACCTCTTGATCATCGGCGAGTTCGCCCGCTCGCTCGGCGCGTCGACGCCCACCTTCGACGCCTGCCTCGAGGTCTACGAGGAGGCGCTGCGGCGCTCGCTCGGCGCCGAGGATACCGCGAGCGTCCACGAGGTCGTCCTCGACCCCGGTTCCGACCGTTGA
- a CDS encoding amidohydrolase family protein — MRVDVHNHVIPRPLLDLVRAEAAFGVDVADGYWRGPDHVDFPLVDSFSVPAARLDDLERAGLEGAVVSPAPCLFPYRLDPERGERWCRVVNEGLAEFCATAPERLRFMADVPLQDVDLACQLTEEAAGLGAVAVAVGTSVAGARLDEAPYRPFLALLERLRLPLLVHPAFNDAHPALAPYYLQNVIGNPLETTIVAERLMASGALGAHPGLTVILVHGGGFLPYQLDRLRHASQVREEFAAPVATDELLSQLRFDTVLHGRAALAFLVERVGVDRVLLGTDMPFDMAVAAPFDALRAAVGDEAARVVAEENPTRLFCR; from the coding sequence GTGCGCGTCGACGTCCACAACCACGTCATCCCCCGGCCGCTCCTCGACCTCGTGCGCGCGGAGGCCGCCTTCGGGGTCGACGTGGCTGACGGGTACTGGCGCGGCCCGGACCACGTCGACTTCCCCCTCGTCGACTCCTTCTCCGTCCCGGCGGCCCGTCTCGACGACCTCGAGCGGGCGGGCCTCGAGGGCGCGGTCGTCTCGCCCGCACCCTGCCTGTTCCCCTACCGCCTCGACCCCGAGCGCGGCGAGCGCTGGTGCCGGGTGGTGAACGAGGGCCTCGCCGAGTTCTGCGCCACCGCCCCCGAGCGGCTCCGCTTCATGGCCGACGTGCCGCTCCAGGACGTCGACCTCGCCTGCCAGCTCACCGAGGAGGCGGCCGGCCTCGGGGCGGTCGCCGTGGCCGTCGGCACGTCGGTCGCCGGCGCCCGCCTCGACGAGGCGCCCTACCGGCCGTTCCTCGCCCTCCTGGAGCGCCTGCGCCTGCCGCTGCTCGTCCACCCGGCCTTCAACGACGCGCACCCGGCGCTCGCCCCGTACTACCTCCAGAACGTCATCGGCAACCCGCTCGAGACGACGATCGTCGCCGAGCGCCTGATGGCCTCCGGCGCGCTCGGGGCGCACCCCGGCCTCACGGTCATCCTCGTGCACGGCGGTGGCTTCCTGCCCTACCAGCTCGACCGCCTCCGCCACGCCTCGCAGGTGCGCGAGGAGTTCGCCGCGCCCGTCGCCACCGACGAGCTGCTCTCGCAGCTGCGCTTCGACACCGTCTTGCACGGGCGCGCCGCGCTCGCGTTCCTCGTCGAGCGCGTCGGCGTGGATCGCGTCCTCCTCGGCACCGACATGCCCTTCGACATGGCGGTCGCCGCGCCCTTCGACGCGCTGCGTGCGGCGGTCGGCGACGAGGCGGCGCGTGTCGTCGCCGAGGAGAACCCGACGAGGCTGTTCTGCCGATGA
- a CDS encoding SDR family NAD(P)-dependent oxidoreductase yields MAASSATSTARYPDLAGRVAIVTGGSKGIGAATCRQLAANGAAVAVVARGKEAVDTLVHELEATGARAVGVLADCADRASVEQMVASVTEALGPPDVCMAFAGGFHATTPILEIGDEEWRRVLDDNLTATFLTVQAVLRPMLERGRGSIVTMASNAARLLDIPLTASYAAAKAGVVMLTRHVAMEVGPRGVRVNAIAPATTLTERVATTLSPEALAHVESSAPLRRIGLPEDSASAALFLASDVSSWLTGITIDVAGGRVMI; encoded by the coding sequence ATGGCGGCGAGCAGCGCGACCTCCACCGCGCGCTACCCCGACCTCGCGGGGCGCGTCGCGATCGTGACCGGCGGCTCGAAGGGGATCGGCGCGGCGACCTGCCGCCAGCTCGCGGCGAACGGCGCCGCCGTCGCCGTCGTCGCGCGGGGCAAGGAGGCGGTCGACACCCTCGTCCACGAGCTCGAGGCCACCGGCGCGCGCGCCGTCGGCGTGCTCGCCGACTGCGCCGACCGGGCGTCCGTCGAGCAGATGGTGGCGAGCGTCACCGAGGCGCTCGGGCCGCCGGACGTCTGCATGGCCTTCGCCGGCGGCTTCCACGCGACGACGCCGATCCTCGAGATCGGCGACGAGGAGTGGCGCCGGGTGCTCGACGACAACCTCACGGCGACCTTCCTCACGGTGCAGGCCGTCCTGCGCCCCATGCTCGAGCGCGGCCGGGGCTCGATCGTGACGATGGCCTCGAACGCCGCGCGCCTCCTCGACATCCCGCTCACCGCCTCGTACGCCGCCGCGAAGGCGGGGGTCGTCATGCTCACGCGCCACGTGGCGATGGAGGTGGGACCTCGCGGCGTTCGCGTCAACGCCATCGCGCCAGCGACGACGCTCACCGAGCGCGTCGCGACGACGCTCTCGCCCGAGGCCCTGGCGCACGTCGAGTCCTCCGCCCCGCTGCGGCGCATCGGCCTCCCCGAGGACAGCGCGTCAGCCGCGCTCTTCCTCGCCTCGGACGTCTCCTCGTGGCTGACCGGCATCACCATCGACGTCGCCGGCGGCCGGGTGATGATCTGA
- a CDS encoding ABC transporter permease: MTVIGTVAAGTDRLGGSGLERAARVVLPLVGAFAVICAVIAGLGANPFTVLGSMVTGSLGSQYDLAETLMVTMPLVLCGLAAAIPFSAGLWNIGGDGQLYVGAVASVLVGLTIGTRVPGTLLSCVCVLAGVAAGCLWALLAAAVKIAVGGNEVIVTLMLNLLAGLAADYVVTGPWAQGVSPQTRSIPSGATFSSFWQSGFNVGFFVAVAVALAFGVFMSSTRTGFGIRASGRNLDATRLAGFRVVRLWLAAFGLGGACAGLAGALLVVAVHGALIPGMGEQYGYTGIAVALLAGLRPRLVIPAALFFAIVEVGGSSLSASANVSTAISYVIEGVIVIALLAFRAIRVRT, translated from the coding sequence GTGACGGTCATCGGGACCGTCGCGGCGGGCACCGACCGCCTCGGCGGCTCCGGCCTCGAGCGGGCGGCGCGCGTCGTCCTCCCGCTCGTCGGGGCGTTCGCCGTCATCTGCGCGGTGATCGCCGGGCTCGGCGCGAACCCCTTCACCGTGCTCGGCTCGATGGTCACGGGCTCGCTCGGCTCGCAGTACGACCTCGCCGAGACGCTCATGGTGACGATGCCGCTCGTCCTCTGCGGGCTGGCGGCCGCGATCCCGTTCTCGGCGGGGCTGTGGAACATCGGCGGCGACGGCCAGCTCTACGTCGGCGCGGTCGCGTCGGTGCTCGTCGGCCTGACGATCGGCACGCGCGTGCCCGGCACGCTCTTGTCCTGCGTGTGCGTCCTGGCCGGCGTGGCGGCCGGCTGCCTCTGGGCGCTGCTCGCCGCGGCGGTGAAGATCGCCGTGGGGGGCAACGAGGTGATCGTCACGCTGATGCTCAACCTCCTCGCCGGCCTGGCGGCCGACTACGTCGTCACCGGTCCGTGGGCCCAGGGCGTCTCCCCCCAGACGCGCTCCATCCCGAGCGGCGCGACCTTCAGCTCCTTCTGGCAGTCGGGCTTCAACGTCGGCTTCTTCGTCGCCGTCGCGGTCGCGCTCGCCTTCGGGGTGTTCATGTCGAGCACGAGGACCGGCTTCGGCATCCGGGCGTCGGGGCGCAACCTCGACGCGACGCGCCTCGCGGGCTTCCGGGTCGTGCGACTGTGGCTGGCGGCCTTCGGGCTCGGGGGGGCCTGCGCCGGCCTCGCCGGCGCCCTCCTCGTCGTGGCGGTGCACGGCGCGCTCATCCCCGGGATGGGCGAGCAGTACGGCTACACGGGGATCGCCGTCGCGCTGCTCGCCGGCCTGCGCCCCCGCCTCGTCATCCCGGCCGCGCTCTTCTTCGCCATCGTCGAGGTCGGCGGCTCGAGCCTCTCCGCGAGCGCCAACGTCTCGACCGCCATCTCCTACGTCATCGAGGGCGTGATCGTGATCGCGCTCCTCGCCTTCCGGGCGATCCGGGTGCGCACGTGA
- a CDS encoding CocE/NonD family hydrolase codes for MADAAFDVRDGMRILWDAIIVMDDGLELRADVFLPLEEGRYPVLLSYGPYAKGLEFKQGYPSAWQRMVEQHPDVAAGSSNKYQSWEVADPEKWVPHGYACVRVDSRGAGCSPGVLDPLSAREARDLYHCVEWCGTQPWSNGKVGITGISYYAMNQWQVGALQPPHLAALCPWEGAADWYRDATHHGGILSTFWANWYDMQVKTVQYGLGERGARSAVTGRPVCGDVTLSDEELEKNRVDFGEQIRSHPLIDDYYRERIPDFSKITVPLFSCGNWGGQGLHLRGNVEGYLRAGSSQKWLEMHGIEHWTHYYTDYGRELQKRFFDYFLRGEDTGWSSQPPVLLNIRHVDGTFVPRAEQEWPIARTRWTKLYLDAASERLVAGEVAGESEREFEALGDPLTFYGDPLEAETEITGPIAVKLFVSSSTDDADLFVVLRLFDPDGEEVVFQGAIDPHTPIAQGWLRVSHRALDPVESREYRPYHPHTELLPVVPGEVYEVDIEVLPTCVVAPAGYRFALSIQGHDYVYPKAGGDRLSNFKNVLTGCGPFLHDDPVDRPAPRYAGRTRLHTGGARQAYVLLPVVPAR; via the coding sequence GTGGCTGACGCTGCATTCGACGTCCGGGACGGGATGCGGATCCTGTGGGACGCGATCATCGTGATGGACGACGGCCTGGAGCTTCGCGCCGACGTCTTCCTTCCCCTCGAGGAGGGCCGCTACCCGGTCCTGCTCTCCTACGGACCGTACGCGAAGGGCCTCGAGTTCAAGCAGGGCTACCCGAGCGCGTGGCAGCGCATGGTCGAGCAGCACCCGGACGTCGCGGCGGGCTCGTCGAACAAGTACCAGTCCTGGGAGGTCGCCGACCCGGAGAAGTGGGTGCCGCACGGCTACGCGTGCGTGCGCGTCGACTCGCGCGGCGCGGGCTGCTCGCCTGGCGTGCTCGACCCGCTGTCCGCGCGCGAGGCGCGCGACCTCTACCACTGCGTCGAGTGGTGCGGGACGCAGCCGTGGAGCAACGGGAAGGTGGGCATCACCGGCATCTCCTACTACGCGATGAACCAGTGGCAGGTCGGCGCGCTCCAGCCGCCGCACCTCGCGGCGCTGTGCCCGTGGGAGGGCGCGGCCGACTGGTACCGGGATGCGACGCACCACGGGGGCATCCTCTCGACCTTCTGGGCGAACTGGTACGACATGCAGGTGAAGACCGTCCAGTACGGCCTCGGCGAGCGGGGGGCGCGCAGCGCCGTAACCGGCCGGCCGGTCTGCGGCGACGTCACGCTGAGCGACGAGGAGCTCGAGAAGAACCGCGTCGACTTCGGCGAGCAGATCCGTAGCCACCCGCTCATCGACGACTACTACCGCGAGCGGATCCCGGACTTCTCGAAGATCACCGTGCCCCTCTTCTCCTGTGGGAACTGGGGAGGCCAGGGGCTGCACCTGCGCGGCAACGTCGAGGGCTACCTGCGTGCCGGCTCGAGCCAGAAGTGGCTCGAGATGCACGGCATCGAGCACTGGACGCACTACTACACCGACTACGGGCGCGAGCTGCAGAAGCGCTTCTTCGACTACTTCCTGCGCGGCGAGGACACCGGCTGGTCGAGCCAGCCGCCCGTCCTGCTCAACATCCGCCACGTCGACGGCACCTTCGTGCCGCGCGCCGAGCAGGAGTGGCCGATCGCCCGCACGCGCTGGACGAAGCTCTACCTCGACGCGGCGAGCGAGCGCCTGGTCGCAGGCGAGGTGGCGGGCGAGTCCGAGCGCGAGTTCGAGGCCCTCGGCGACCCGCTCACCTTCTACGGCGACCCGCTCGAGGCCGAGACCGAGATCACCGGCCCGATCGCGGTGAAGCTCTTCGTGTCGTCCTCGACCGACGACGCCGACCTGTTCGTCGTGCTCCGGCTCTTCGACCCCGATGGCGAGGAGGTCGTCTTCCAGGGGGCGATCGACCCGCACACGCCGATCGCCCAGGGGTGGCTGCGCGTCAGCCACCGCGCCCTCGACCCTGTCGAGAGCCGCGAGTACCGCCCCTACCACCCGCACACCGAGCTGCTCCCGGTCGTGCCGGGCGAGGTCTACGAGGTCGACATCGAGGTCCTGCCCACCTGCGTCGTCGCCCCCGCCGGCTACCGCTTCGCGCTGAGCATCCAGGGCCACGACTACGTCTACCCGAAGGCCGGCGGGGACCGGCTGTCGAACTTCAAGAACGTGCTCACCGGCTGCGGGCCGTTCCTCCACGACGACCCCGTCGACCGCCCGGCGCCGCGCTACGCGGGCCGGACGCGCCTGCACACCGGCGGGGCGCGCCAGGCGTACGTGCTGCTCCCCGTCGTTCCGGCACGCTGA
- a CDS encoding cysteine hydrolase: MPEEHRRPPAVVDRSEMRRALEGALRIEPARTAVITIDCHRGHLDPSIATMPVRAELAAQVVSTVARLLRRAREARLPVIHVILQNRLLPSGTVESMVNPFWRALEDAKQSLTPTLPSTVRGHNLAGSPQTELMPELGPEPGDLVIDTKRRLSIFRETDLDLLLKDLGIDTVVLCGINTNTCVLCAAFEAFNRDLRVVVVSDGVASMYGDDLHFFGLENVARCLGWVVTCDELLARLPEKVGLPA, translated from the coding sequence ATGCCCGAGGAGCACCGTCGCCCACCGGCGGTCGTCGACCGTAGCGAGATGCGCCGCGCCCTCGAGGGGGCGCTGCGGATCGAGCCGGCGCGCACCGCGGTCATCACCATCGACTGCCACCGGGGCCACCTCGACCCCTCGATCGCCACGATGCCCGTGCGCGCCGAGCTCGCCGCCCAGGTGGTGTCGACGGTGGCCCGGCTCCTGCGGCGAGCCCGCGAGGCCCGTCTCCCGGTGATCCACGTCATCTTGCAGAACCGGCTGCTGCCGTCGGGGACCGTCGAGTCGATGGTGAACCCGTTCTGGCGGGCGCTCGAGGACGCGAAGCAGTCGCTCACGCCGACGCTCCCGAGCACGGTGCGCGGCCACAACCTCGCGGGCTCGCCCCAGACCGAGCTCATGCCCGAGCTCGGACCCGAGCCGGGGGACCTCGTGATCGACACGAAGCGCCGGCTGTCCATCTTCCGCGAGACCGACCTCGACCTGCTGCTCAAGGACCTCGGGATCGACACCGTGGTGCTCTGCGGCATCAACACGAACACGTGCGTGCTCTGCGCGGCCTTCGAGGCGTTCAACCGTGACCTGCGGGTCGTCGTCGTGTCGGACGGCGTCGCCTCGATGTACGGTGACGACCTCCACTTCTTCGGGCTGGAGAACGTGGCGCGCTGCCTCGGGTGGGTGGTCACCTGCGACGAGCTTCTGGCCCGGCTGCCCGAGAAGGTGGGCCTGCCCGCCTAG